The genomic window GTCCGGGCCACGCGGCGCCGGGCTCATGGGACAGGCACTGAGCCGCGGGCCGGCCCGCGAGACCCTCCCCCCCACCCCCGCTTGGGCGACGACCATGGCCACCCCCCGGAACTGCGAATCCTCGATGACCCGCCGCGACTGCCTCCGGCTCGGCCTGGGTGCGCTGATGGGGGGCGGCCTCGTCGAGTCCCTCCGGGCCCGCGGGCTGGCCGCCGCGCCGGGCTCGCGGCCCTCGAGCTGCATCCTGGTCTGGATGGACGGCGGGCCCAGCCACTACGAGACCTTCGACCCCAAGCCCGACGCCCCCGCCGAGATCCGCGGCGAGTTCCGCCCCATCGAGACCTCGGTCCCCGGCATCCGCTTCGCGCAGCCGATGACGCGGCTCGCGGCGATCGCCGACAAGCTGGCCATCATCCGGTCGATCCGGCACGACCAGGGGAACCACGGGGCGGGCAATCACTACATGATCACGGGTGCTCCGCCCAGGATCCCCGTCGGCTGCGGCGCGTTCGTGAGCTTCCACCCGAGCATGGGGGCGGTGACCGCCCACGAGCGCGGGGCGTCCGGCGGGCTGCCGCCGTACTTCTCGATGCCCAGCATGACCCGTTCCGGCGGGCCGAACTTCCTGGGGGCGAAGTACGCCCCGTTCGTCGTCCCCGACGACCCGAACTCGTCGCGGTTCCGCGTCCGCGACGTCGCCCCGCCGGGGGGCCTGGAGGTTGCCCGCGTGGAAGACCGCCGCGGACTCCGCGAGCGGCTCGACCGGTTCCGCCGCTTCGCCGACAGGGCGACCGGCGACCCGGCCCTCGCCCTCGACGAGTACTACCACCAGGGCTACGAGCTGATGGCCTCCCCCATGGCCCAGCGCGCGTTCGACATCTCCCAGGAGGACCCCCGCGTCCGCGACATGTACGGCCGCCACTCCTTCGGCCAGCGCTGCCTGCTCGCCCGCCGGCTCGTCGAGGCCGGCGTCCCCTTCATCACGCTCAACGAGGGGGGCTGGGACCACCACGTCTCCCTCTTCGACGGCTTCCGCAAGCGCATGCCCCGGTTCGAAGGCGCGGTCGCCGCGCTCATCCAGGACCTCGACCGTCGCGGCCTGCTGGAGTCCACGCTGGTCGTCGTGCTCGGCGAGTTCGGGCGGACGCCGAAGATCAACAAGGACGCCGGCCGCGACCACTGGTCGAACGCCATGTCGGTCCTGATGGCCGGCTGCGGCACGCCCGGCGGCCAGGTCGTCGGCGCGACCGACGCCCAGGGCTATGCCGCCAGCGATCGCATCCTCTCGCCGGAGAACTTCGTGGCCACGATCTACGCGAAGCTCGGCATCGACCCGGGCAAGATCCTCTACACCCCCAGCGGCCGCCCCACCTTCCTCGTCTCCGACCCCACCCCGATCCGCGAGCTGATG from Aquisphaera giovannonii includes these protein-coding regions:
- a CDS encoding DUF1501 domain-containing protein is translated as MATPRNCESSMTRRDCLRLGLGALMGGGLVESLRARGLAAAPGSRPSSCILVWMDGGPSHYETFDPKPDAPAEIRGEFRPIETSVPGIRFAQPMTRLAAIADKLAIIRSIRHDQGNHGAGNHYMITGAPPRIPVGCGAFVSFHPSMGAVTAHERGASGGLPPYFSMPSMTRSGGPNFLGAKYAPFVVPDDPNSSRFRVRDVAPPGGLEVARVEDRRGLRERLDRFRRFADRATGDPALALDEYYHQGYELMASPMAQRAFDISQEDPRVRDMYGRHSFGQRCLLARRLVEAGVPFITLNEGGWDHHVSLFDGFRKRMPRFEGAVAALIQDLDRRGLLESTLVVVLGEFGRTPKINKDAGRDHWSNAMSVLMAGCGTPGGQVVGATDAQGYAASDRILSPENFVATIYAKLGIDPGKILYTPSGRPTFLVSDPTPIRELMG